A window of the Lolium perenne isolate Kyuss_39 chromosome 7, Kyuss_2.0, whole genome shotgun sequence genome harbors these coding sequences:
- the LOC127318006 gene encoding cystathionine beta-lyase, chloroplastic translates to MAAAAAAAAAATTSAGRLFLLHSNPNLSPPCSNSSLTSAQTLRLPSLRLTLSHRMAAATPKTPAAIAGPSGDSERDLTASAVSMDALGAVESTDDGLEMKEPSVATILTSFENSFDKYGALSTPLYQTATFKQPSATVNGAYDYTRSGNPTRDVLQSLMAKLEKADQAFCFTSGMAALAAVTHLLQSGQEIVAGEDIYGGSDRLLSQVVPRNGVIVKRVDTTKISEVASAIGPLTRLVWLESPTNPRQQITDIKKISEIAHSHGAIVLVDNSIMSPVLSRPIELGADIVMHSATKFIAGHSDLMAGILAVKGESLAKEIAFLQNAEGSGLAPFDCWLCLRGIKTMALRVEKQQDNAQKIAEFLASHPRVKQVNYAGLPDHPGRSLHYSQAKGAGSVLSFLTGSLSLSKHVVETTKYFNVTVSFGSVKSLISLPCFMSHASIPSAVREERGLTDDLVRISVGIEDVEDLIADLDYALRSGPA, encoded by the exons atggccgccgccgccgccgccgccgccgccgccaccacctctgCCGGCCGTCTCTTCCTCCTCCATTCCAACCCAAACCTTTCGCCCCCATGCTCAAACTCTAGCCTCACTTCCGCCCAAACCCTCCGTCTCCCCTCCCTGCGCCTCACGCTCTCCCATCGCATGGCAGCGGCCACGCCCAAGACGCCGGCGGCGATCGCCGGACCCTCCGGCGACTCTGAGCGCGATTTGACCGCTTCTGCGGTCTCCATGGACGCGCTCGGCGCCGTTGAATCCACGGATGATG GTTTGGAGATGAAGGAGCCGAGCGTGGCCACGATACTGACCAGCTTCGAGAATTCGTTCGACAAGTATGGGGCTCTGAGCACGCCGCTGTACCAGACAGCCACGTTCAAGCAG CCTTCAGCAACTGTCAATGGAGCTTATGATTATACTAGAAGTGGCAACCCTACTCGTGATGTTCTTCAGAG TCTCATGGCTAAGCTCGAGAAGGCAGACCAAGCATTCTGCTTCACCAGTGGGATGGCAGCACTAGCTGCAGTAACACACCTCCTCCAGTCTG GACAAGAAATAGTGGCTGGAGAGGACATATATGGTGGCTCTGACCGTCTACTCTCACAAGTCGTCCCAAGAAATGGAGTTATAGTCAA ACGAGTGGATACAACCAAAATTAGCGAGGTGGCTTCTGCAATTGGACCCTTGACTAGATTAGTTTGGCTTGAAAGTCCTACCAATCCCCGTCAACAAATTACTGATATAAAG AAAATCTCAGAGATAGCTCATTCTCATGGTGCTATTGTTTTGGTGGACAACAGCATTATGTCTCCAGTGCTTTCCCGTCCTATAGAACTTGGAGCAG ATATTGTGATGCACTCAGCTACCAAATTTATAGCCGGACATAGTGATCTTATGGCTGGAATTCTTGCAGTGAAGGGTGAAAG CCTGGCTAAGGAAATTGCATTTCTGCAAAATGCCGAAGGATCAGGTCTGGCACCTTTTGATTGCTGGCTTTGCTTGAGAGGAATCAAAACCATGGCTTTGCGGGTGGAGAAGCAACAG GATAATGCCCAAAAGATTGCTGAATTCctagcttctcatccaagggtcaAGCAGGTGAACTATGCAGGACTTCCTGACCACCCAGGCCGATCTCTACACTACTCCCAG GCAAAAGGAGCAGGATCTGTTCTCAGTTTCCTAACTGGTTCATTGTCTCTCTCGAAGCACGTTGTCGAGACAACAAAGTACTTCAACGTAACAGTTAGCTTTG GAAGCGTGAAGTCGCTCATAAGCTTGCCCTGCTTCATGTCGCACGCAAGCATCCCATCTGCGGTGCGTGAGGAGCGCGGGCTGACTGATGATCTAGTCCGGATATCGGTGGGCATCGAGGATGTAGAAGACCTTATAGCAGATCTTGATTATGCGCTCCGTTCCGGTCCAGCTTAG